The following proteins are encoded in a genomic region of Pseudoxanthomonas suwonensis 11-1:
- a CDS encoding DUF6624 domain-containing protein, with protein MKRFRKPVIVVICFLAMLSFMQSALADAGSFDIGLDGETPIPSLVASRLKELSNQSVGRVLSPNELAEFQDILKKHGWPTYRTSGPEIIEICGDLLRRSGQDFSFQRYMLRLLDQQVGDDIRPAAYARIADNIYAAHEDKQLYGTLWRLDGDRALTWPPIKSEDGMLFFRDFYGMPSLDEELAAISKASPDSYHNVYEGALAQPSATYSRPDIRRTLGDLIYLDQQLRNELSKAKAKGDEALSEKVREKIVAIDRENLSRLKAIFDEVGFPTREMVGIDGVSTAFLLVQHADEDPLFQRHALALAEPLMRQRQMSRRQFAMLSDRVSLAFGEPQVYGTQMVMQDGKYVLQPTIDIDNLDSRRKEMALGPHLKMLESANSDEN; from the coding sequence ATGAAGCGATTCCGCAAGCCCGTAATTGTCGTCATATGCTTCTTGGCCATGCTTTCGTTTATGCAGAGCGCCCTCGCGGATGCTGGAAGCTTCGATATTGGCCTTGATGGGGAAACCCCCATTCCAAGTCTTGTGGCATCCCGGCTGAAAGAGTTGAGCAATCAGTCTGTTGGGCGTGTTCTCAGTCCTAATGAACTAGCCGAGTTCCAGGACATACTAAAGAAGCACGGGTGGCCTACCTATCGCACAAGCGGGCCAGAAATCATTGAGATCTGTGGCGACCTCTTGAGGCGCTCAGGGCAAGATTTCAGCTTTCAACGGTATATGTTGAGGCTCTTGGACCAACAAGTAGGCGATGATATTCGGCCGGCAGCGTATGCAAGGATTGCCGACAACATCTATGCCGCGCATGAAGACAAACAGCTTTATGGAACTCTGTGGCGTTTGGATGGGGATCGCGCACTGACTTGGCCCCCGATAAAGTCCGAAGACGGGATGCTCTTCTTCCGCGATTTTTATGGCATGCCAAGCTTGGATGAGGAACTGGCCGCGATTTCTAAGGCCTCGCCAGACTCTTACCACAACGTGTATGAGGGTGCTTTAGCCCAGCCGTCGGCAACGTATTCTCGCCCTGATATTCGCAGAACTCTCGGGGATCTTATCTACTTGGATCAGCAGCTGCGCAATGAGCTGAGCAAAGCTAAGGCCAAAGGTGACGAAGCTCTTTCCGAGAAGGTTCGAGAGAAGATTGTCGCAATCGACAGAGAGAACCTTTCAAGATTGAAGGCGATATTCGATGAGGTCGGATTCCCCACTCGCGAAATGGTGGGCATTGATGGTGTTTCTACCGCATTCTTGCTCGTCCAGCACGCGGACGAAGACCCACTCTTCCAACGACATGCGCTGGCATTGGCCGAACCGTTGATGAGGCAAAGACAAATGTCGAGGCGGCAGTTCGCCATGCTTTCAGATCGTGTGTCCCTGGCTTTCGGGGAACCACAAGTCTACGGGACGCAAATGGTGATGCAGGATGGGAAGTATGTACTTCAGCCCACAATAGATATTGATAATCTAGATTCGCGACGCAAGGAGATGGCTTTAGGGCCCCATTTAAAGATGCTTGAGAGTGCGAACTCTGACGAAAACTGA
- a CDS encoding SDR family oxidoreductase: protein MKTVLITGCSSGFGLETARYFLARDWRVVATMRTPNDEVLPPSPDLLVLPLDITDPQSIQAAVAGAGEIDVLVNNAGFGAPAPFELMDMETVRSLFETNTFGTIAMAQAVLPRMRERGQGVIINVTSSAIYRPLPLIGAYRAAKAAVNIITESLAAEIGQFGLRAHLVLPGSSGETRFRESARAGLRGFDDPVYGQYMQETITRMASSVGPGTRALDVAEAVWCAATDPSAPLYIPAGADAEEWAGQARAHASAA from the coding sequence ATGAAGACCGTACTGATCACCGGCTGCTCCTCAGGCTTTGGACTGGAAACCGCCCGCTACTTCCTGGCGCGCGACTGGCGCGTCGTCGCCACCATGCGCACGCCCAACGACGAGGTGCTGCCGCCGTCGCCCGACCTGCTGGTACTCCCGCTGGATATCACCGATCCGCAGAGCATCCAGGCCGCGGTTGCCGGGGCAGGGGAGATCGACGTGCTGGTCAACAACGCCGGATTCGGCGCGCCAGCACCGTTCGAGCTGATGGACATGGAAACCGTGCGCAGCCTGTTCGAGACCAACACCTTCGGCACCATCGCCATGGCGCAGGCCGTGCTCCCGCGGATGCGCGAACGCGGGCAGGGCGTCATCATCAATGTCACCTCCAGCGCGATCTACCGGCCGCTTCCGCTGATCGGCGCCTACCGCGCCGCCAAGGCGGCGGTGAACATCATCACCGAGTCGCTCGCCGCCGAGATCGGACAGTTCGGCCTGCGCGCCCACCTGGTCCTGCCCGGTTCCTCCGGCGAGACCCGCTTCCGCGAATCCGCCCGTGCCGGCCTGCGCGGCTTCGACGACCCGGTGTACGGCCAGTACATGCAGGAAACCATTACCCGCATGGCCAGCTCCGTCGGCCCCGGCACGCGCGCCCTGGACGTCGCCGAGGCAGTCTGGTGCGCGGCCACTGATCCCTCCGCGCCGCTGTACATTCCTGCGGGGGCGGATGCGGAAGAGTGGGCGGGACAGGCACGTGCCCACGCGTCAGCCGCCTGA
- a CDS encoding AraC family transcriptional regulator, with product MVDPLAEMILLLRPTARFSKQVVGAGAWRVSRSDGGESFYCVVLEGGCRLRLDGCDTVVLQAGDFVLVPAAYGVTMSSLHEVDPAASSIPVELEKGFFRIGAQQGPTDMRILAGHCSFDSPDAALLVPLMPQLIHIRGEERLATLVRLLGDESRGKRPARDVVLARLLDVLFIEALRSASASGVDRGLVLALSDPRLAAAIRAMHAHPARVWTVNELASEAALSRSAFFDRFNRVMGMPPMEYLLAWRMALARNLLRHGDIGIAEVAQRVGYSSASTFSVAFSRHVGMPPARYARGVEVATRQEADGLGLDPFQPTRPDGIGITTTAPA from the coding sequence ATGGTCGATCCACTGGCGGAGATGATCCTGCTGCTCAGGCCCACCGCACGCTTCTCCAAGCAGGTGGTCGGCGCTGGAGCCTGGCGGGTAAGCCGTTCCGATGGCGGGGAATCCTTCTACTGCGTAGTGCTCGAAGGCGGCTGCAGGCTCAGGCTGGACGGGTGCGACACGGTGGTCTTGCAGGCTGGCGACTTCGTCCTGGTGCCGGCCGCCTACGGGGTCACCATGTCCAGCCTGCACGAGGTGGATCCCGCGGCCAGCTCGATCCCGGTCGAGCTGGAAAAAGGGTTCTTCCGCATCGGCGCGCAACAGGGCCCGACCGACATGCGCATCCTCGCCGGGCACTGCAGTTTCGATTCGCCGGATGCCGCCCTGCTGGTGCCGCTGATGCCGCAGCTCATCCATATCCGCGGTGAGGAACGCCTTGCAACCCTGGTGCGCTTGCTTGGCGACGAGTCACGCGGGAAGAGGCCTGCACGCGACGTGGTGCTGGCGCGGCTGCTGGACGTGCTGTTCATCGAGGCGCTGCGCTCGGCTTCCGCTTCGGGCGTGGATCGCGGCCTGGTGCTGGCGCTTTCGGATCCGCGCCTTGCCGCTGCGATCCGCGCAATGCATGCGCATCCGGCAAGGGTCTGGACCGTCAACGAGCTGGCCAGCGAGGCCGCACTCTCCCGCTCGGCCTTCTTCGACCGCTTCAACCGGGTAATGGGCATGCCGCCGATGGAGTACCTGCTGGCCTGGCGCATGGCGCTGGCCAGGAACCTGCTGCGACATGGGGATATCGGCATCGCCGAGGTCGCCCAGCGCGTCGGCTACAGCTCGGCCAGCACCTTCAGCGTCGCGTTTTCGCGGCATGTCGGCATGCCGCCTGCACGGTACGCGCGCGGTGTCGAGGTCGCCACACGGCAGGAAGCCGATGGGCTGGGCCTGGATCCGTTCCAGCCAACCAGGCCAGACGGGATCGGGATTACCACGACCGCGCCTGCATGA